From a region of the Theobroma cacao cultivar B97-61/B2 chromosome 8, Criollo_cocoa_genome_V2, whole genome shotgun sequence genome:
- the LOC108663026 gene encoding uncharacterized protein LOC108663026, with amino-acid sequence MGNLRNEILEEAHVVAYAIHLGATKMYHDLKAVYWSLGLKRYVAKKYVSDPSHVIRYDEVQLQDGLSYEEQPIAILDRQVKRLRSKNISMVKVLWQSHAVKEAAWELEQEMRVK; translated from the exons ATGGGCAATTTGAGAAATGAGATTTTGGAAGAGGCGCATGTGGTAGCCTATGCGATACACCTTGGAgccaccaagatgtatcatgATTTGAAGGCTGTGTATTGGTCGTTAGGATTAAAGAGATATGTGGCCAA gaagtatGTTTCGGATCCTTCACATGTGATAAGATATGATGAAGTCCAGCTACAAGATGGACTTAGTTATGAAGAGCAGCCCATAGCTATTCTGGATCGACAAGTGAAACGACTTCGCTCCAAGAATATTTCTatggtgaaagtattgtggcAAAGCCATGCAGTTAAGGAAGCCGCATGGGAACTTGAACAGGAAATGCGAGTGAAATAA